One window of the Balaenoptera ricei isolate mBalRic1 chromosome X, mBalRic1.hap2, whole genome shotgun sequence genome contains the following:
- the LOC132357655 gene encoding protein BEX2-like isoform X1, with amino-acid sequence MVCGSKCQVLRRRTCSENREEAETARIGPGAMASKEEQVMKNINMENANEENDKKDEKEQLANKGEPLALPSGYGEYCVPGGNHRRFHVRQPILQYRWDMTQRLEEPQARMREENMERIGEEMRQLMQKLREKQSSHSLRAVSTDPPHHDHHDEFCLMP; translated from the exons ATG GTCTGCGGATCTAAGTGTCAAGTGTTGCGGCGACGCACTTGCAGCGAGAATCGGGAGGAAGCGGAGACAGCAAGGATAGGCCCAG GAGCAATGGCGTCCAAAGAGGAACAAGTGATGAAAAATATCAACATGGAAAATGCCAACGAGGAAAAtgataaaaaggatgaaaaagagcAACTTGCTAATAAAGGAGAGCCTTTGGCCCTACCTTCGGGATATGGTGAATATTGTGTACCTGGAGGAAATCATAGGCGGTTCCATGTTAGGCAGCCCATCCTGCAGTATAGATGGGACATGACTCAGAGGCTTGAAGAGCCACAGGCAAGGATGAGAGAGGAGAATATGGAAAGGATTGGGGAAGAGATGAGACAACTCATGCAAAAGCTGAGGGAAAAGCAGTCGAGTCACAGTCTGCGGGCAGTTAGCACTGACCCCCCTCACCATGACCATCATGATGAGTTTTGCCTTATGCCTTAA
- the LOC132357655 gene encoding protein BEX2-like isoform X2: MASKEEQVMKNINMENANEENDKKDEKEQLANKGEPLALPSGYGEYCVPGGNHRRFHVRQPILQYRWDMTQRLEEPQARMREENMERIGEEMRQLMQKLREKQSSHSLRAVSTDPPHHDHHDEFCLMP; this comes from the coding sequence ATGGCGTCCAAAGAGGAACAAGTGATGAAAAATATCAACATGGAAAATGCCAACGAGGAAAAtgataaaaaggatgaaaaagagcAACTTGCTAATAAAGGAGAGCCTTTGGCCCTACCTTCGGGATATGGTGAATATTGTGTACCTGGAGGAAATCATAGGCGGTTCCATGTTAGGCAGCCCATCCTGCAGTATAGATGGGACATGACTCAGAGGCTTGAAGAGCCACAGGCAAGGATGAGAGAGGAGAATATGGAAAGGATTGGGGAAGAGATGAGACAACTCATGCAAAAGCTGAGGGAAAAGCAGTCGAGTCACAGTCTGCGGGCAGTTAGCACTGACCCCCCTCACCATGACCATCATGATGAGTTTTGCCTTATGCCTTAA